In Ureibacillus thermophilus, the genomic stretch TAACTTATTTCTTAGCGACAGCTTTTATATAATAACATCACTAACTTTATTCGTCAACACATTTTATTATATTTTTTTAATTCCTTGTTCTCAAATCTCGGATTAATAAATCAACTATATCTATGAAAGGTTTTTATTATAAAAGAATAGAAGAAGAGGCTGGGACAAATCTAAAAAACATCACTTTCTCTTTAGAGAAAACGATGTTTTTTTGATATGTTATTAAAAATTGATTTCCGTTCCGGGGACGCTTTCCGCGGGCCCAGCTCGAGCCTCCTCTGAGTCATTCCTTCGCTCCTCGTGGTCTCGAGAGTGCTCGTCGCAGGAAAGCTTTGAATTTATTTCCTTGAACTTGCTCCGCTTTGCGACTAAGCGTGCGCGACAGGAACTCGCCCCGTCACTTCAATCAATTTTTTATCGAAACTCTTTCAGCTACCCCTATAATTTTTTGTTTATGTCCCAGCCTCAGTAATTAATTATATTAATCTCTTGGACGCATTGTTGGGAATAGTAATACGTCACGGATGGATTGAGAGTTTGTCAATAGCATCACTAAACGGTCGATACCGATTCCTAAACCGCCTGTTGGAGGCATACCATATTCCAGAGCCTCAATGAAGTCTTCGTCCATTTCATGCGCTTCGTCATTACCTGCTGCTTTTTCAGCTAATTGCGCTTCAAAACGTTCTCTTTGGTCGATTGGATCGTTTAATTCAGTAAAAGCATTCGCATGTTCACGGCGAACAATAAACAATTCAAATCGATCTGTGAAGCGTTCATCTTCTGGATTTTTCTTAGCAAGCGGTGAAATTTCAACCGGATGACCATATACAAAGGTTGGTTGAATTAATGTTTCTTCTACTTTTTGTTCAAAAAACTCATTGATAATGTGCCCTACTTCATGCATTTCCTGAATTTCAACACCATGTTCTTTCGCCAAATTTCTTGCTTCTTCAAGCGACATTGGCTGCCAGAAGTCAACACCAGTCACTTCTTTAATAGCATCTACCATATGCACGCGTTTCCAACCTGGAGAAAGATCGATTTCATATTCACCGTATTGGATTTTCGTTGTGCCAAGTACTTCTTGAGCTACATGGGAAATTAAGTTTTCCGTAAGCTCCATAATATCTCGGTAATCTAAATAAGCACCGTATAGTTCCAATAAAGTGAATTCCGGATTATGACGCGTAGAAATACCTTCATTGCGGAATACCCGTCCAATTTCATAAACTTTTTCAAGTCCGCCCACAATTAAACGCTTTAGATGCAATTCCAACGCAATGCGTAAATATAAATCCATATCCAATGCATTATGATGGGTAATGAAAGGACGAGCTGCTGCACCACCAGCCACTGTATGCAAAATTGGTGTTTCAACTTCTAAATAACCTTGTCCATCTAAGAAATTGCGAATAGAACGAATAATTTTTGAACGCGTAATAAATGTCTCTTTGCTTTGAGCATTTGTCATTAAGTCCAGATAACGTTGGCGATAGCGCTGTTCAACATCTTGCAAGCCGTGGAATTTTTCCGGCATCGGACGCAAAGATTTCGTTAAGTGAATGAACTCGTTTGCTTTTACGGAAAGTTCTCCCGTGTTTGTTTTGAAAACGACTCCACGCACTCCCACGATATCTCCTAAATCCGCATGTTTAAATAAATCGTAGGCTACTTCTCCTACGCGGTCTTGGCGTACATAAATTTGGATTTGACCTGCTACATCTTGAATGTGGGCAAATCCAGCTTTTCCTTTTCCGCGCTTTGTCATAATGCGGCCAGCAATAATCACTTCATGCTCTTTT encodes the following:
- the lysS gene encoding lysine--tRNA ligase; translation: MKDVSNIEELNDQLLVRRQKLNDIRAKGFDPFGKRFERTHLSSDVHEQFDAFTKEELEEKEHEVIIAGRIMTKRGKGKAGFAHIQDVAGQIQIYVRQDRVGEVAYDLFKHADLGDIVGVRGVVFKTNTGELSVKANEFIHLTKSLRPMPEKFHGLQDVEQRYRQRYLDLMTNAQSKETFITRSKIIRSIRNFLDGQGYLEVETPILHTVAGGAAARPFITHHNALDMDLYLRIALELHLKRLIVGGLEKVYEIGRVFRNEGISTRHNPEFTLLELYGAYLDYRDIMELTENLISHVAQEVLGTTKIQYGEYEIDLSPGWKRVHMVDAIKEVTGVDFWQPMSLEEARNLAKEHGVEIQEMHEVGHIINEFFEQKVEETLIQPTFVYGHPVEISPLAKKNPEDERFTDRFELFIVRREHANAFTELNDPIDQRERFEAQLAEKAAGNDEAHEMDEDFIEALEYGMPPTGGLGIGIDRLVMLLTNSQSIRDVLLFPTMRPRD